Proteins encoded by one window of Taeniopygia guttata chromosome 1A, bTaeGut7.mat, whole genome shotgun sequence:
- the CREBL2 gene encoding cAMP-responsive element-binding protein-like 2 encodes MDDSKVVGGKVKKPGKRGRKPAKIDLKAKLERSRQSARECRARKKLRYQYLEELVSSRERAICALREELEMYKQWCMAMDQGKIPSEIKALLTGEEQGKAQQNSTKLAKAAKTDANSSNP; translated from the exons ATGGATGACAGCAAG GTGGTTGGAGGCAAGGTAAAGAAACCAGGCAAACGAGGTCGTAAACCAGCCAAAATAGACTTGAAGGCAAAACTTGAAAGAAGTCGTCAGAGTGCAAGAGAGTGCAGAGCCAGGAAGAAGCTGAGATACCAGTACTTGGAAGAGCTGGTTTCAAGCAGAGAGCgagccatctgtgctctcagAGAAGAGCTTGAAATG TACAAGCAGTGGTGCATGGCCATGGACCAAGGGAAAATCCCCTCAGAAATAAAAGCCCTGCTAACTGGAGAGGAGCAAGGCAAAGCACAGCAGAACTCAACCAAACTTGCCAAGGCTGCAAAGACAGATGCAAACAGCAGCAATCCCT ga